The stretch of DNA GTGAGCTGCAGCAGTGTGATCTCTTTGCGGCTGAACAGGCGGATGGAGAAGGCCTTCTCCATCAGCTTGTCCGGGGTGATGCTGGAGCCGATGCCCTTGACGAAGGCCTGGATCTCAGCCCTGATGACGGACGACTCCTGCTGAGGCGGGGGCTGCTTGCCGGGGCCTGCCGACGCCGTCTTCTGCTTCCGATAGAACTTGAGCAGGGCCAGCGCCACGCGGTACAGCACCTTGTAGCCTTCCACCAGGTAGACGTCCAGCACGCGTGCCGCATGGGCGAAGGGCAGGTCGCCCAGCACCCAGCGCTGCCAGTCCGAGTACACCTCCAGGACGTCAGTGGCCATGGCCAGCACCAGCTTGTGCGCCGCCGGGCAGTACTTGTGCGCCAGGTCGCCGAAGGTCATGCAGGACGACTCGTAGGCCAGGAAGGTCTGATCCATGAGGCGGCGGCCCGGCTCGTTGCAGGACAGCATGCGGCTGACCGCCTCGAAGCAGCGCGCCTCGTCCGGGCTGAAGTGCAGCAGCAGCGCCACCACGGCGGGCAGCGCCGGGCAGTGGGAGATGTCGGGGAACTGCGACGCCACGCAGGAGATGACCGCGTGCACTGCGCCCACCCCCTCCGCCCTCAGGCAGTAGCGCGGCACCGACGAGCCGTCCACAAAGTCCGGGAGCGGGAGCGACGAGGCCTGCTGCTTCCCCTTGCCATCGCCCATCAGGTCACGGTACACCTCGGCGTCCGGCGTGACCGTGCGGCAGGGGATGGCGCGCACCAGCTGCTGGTAGACCAGCGCCCGCTGCTTGTGGCTCTTGGCCCAGACACCCGAGCGCGCCTGCATCTTCATCTCCTTAACTTCCCCTTTCACAGGACTGGCGCTGGCTGCAGCTGCCCCCTCGCCCATCTGGGTCCAGTCCACGTACCGGCCATAGTCCTCCTCCGCCATGATCAGGGCCTTATGTCACCAGGGCTAACAGATATGAAGCCGGACCGTTGCGAGATTGCAGCCACTCAGCAggtgaaagaggagagagagaaacaacagCTAGCCACCCATAGTATCACTGGAGAGAGCAGGGGGATGAAGAGCACATAAACGTTAGACACATGGTGTAGAAATGCTTCAAGTATTACATCAGATGCCATCTCCATGTCACCAGATTATTCAGAGGACATTCCAGCACATTCCAAAGAAGGTACCTGGACTTTGCTAagtgactctgactggaaacATGTTCTATGGTGAAATGAAACTAATATAGCCAAGAAACACTCCACGTGGATTTTCCGTAAGAAGGCTGAATATACTGACACACGTCTGTGACGCACCAAAACATATGTCCAGATCAACACACAAATGGCTTGCTGTCATTtgagtcccctgatctaaactcagTCAGGGTCACAAAAACAATGAGGTGAGctaaagaggagaatgcacaagagAGGATCACGGAATCTGGACAATGCAGATAGATTCTGTATAGAGCAGAggttttcaactgattgtgaaccagggaccaccattctgactaattgcgcaaccccaggaccaccactgaataaaaatactgattccACATTGAAACTAcattactgaatccatggtcacGGACCACTACCAAAGTCCTCATGGACCACAAGTGGGCTgcggaccactggttgaaaacacCTGGTATAGAGGAATGCTCTGAAATCCCCTACATTGCATTTTTGTACAACCATTTTACGCATATTTATGGTGTGGCAATAATTGTGAAGGGCTCTGTGTTTCAATGACTAAATAACAGCCATATTCAAATTAGATATAAgattaaaaattaaaatataaatgccACCAGAGCACAATTCAACAACCTGGTTAGTTATTTCATATTATCGATGTGTGTCTTCATTGGCGGtagctgttctctctctctctctctgtgtgtgtgtattgtaaggGACCCTATGAGTGCATGCAAAACAACGTGCattagtgtgtttatgtgtgtgccgtGTCTATCGGCACAGCAAATGCTTGTGACAAGCTGGCTACAGTAAAACAGCATTAGGCAATTATACTAATTAGATTTTTTACTGACAGGAAATGACCCCCcctcccatccccccccccccccccccccctctcacaaAGGGACACAAAGGTTCACCATTATAAAACTAATTCTGAAGCGCCTAAGAACTGTTACAGGGGACCTTTAGCTTTGGGACATACTATTTCAGGAATTTATACTATATTCTAGTTAGGATTCTGACGAACACAACTTCCACCATTAACCGACATTGTGCCATATGTGCACAACCACAGACACAACTGACACAGGAAATGAAATGATGTTACCGTGCCATGTAACTTCCTGACTTACCCTGTATCTAATCTCTATTAGAGATGATCATTTACCCTGACTCCATCCTCACGGGGCAACTGAGAAGACCCCAGCCTCTTACCGAGGGGGCGGTGGTTTGCCTGTCATAGGACTCGCTGCGCTCCTTTCCCAAAACAAGGAACTTCCCGCCTGATTCATCCACCAGTGACATCAACTTTGCAATAAGCCCTCAACAAAAGTCAATAGATTTCATGGACTGAAATACTTTACAGAAAGCATGATTTATCTGCAATTTACACTTGCATGACACGTATGTGTTTAGCCAGAGATATTAGGTTAGCTGTAACAATAATGCTGTACAACACGTAGCTAGCAAGTCTGGGTTGTGCAACCTAACGTAAGGTAGGTACAAACAGAATGTTTGACAGATGAGCACGGTTTACCAAAACACATTATGGTATGACTGCAAAACCATAATGAATAGCTAGCTTACTGTCTAGCTATTCCTAGAGTAGGTTAGCTAACTGCTATTTGACAACATGTAGCCAGAGTTTACAGCTTTAGCCTGACAAGTACTGACTTATCGTTTTTATTACTATAG from Alosa sapidissima isolate fAloSap1 chromosome 24, fAloSap1.pri, whole genome shotgun sequence encodes:
- the tbc1d24 gene encoding TBC1 domain family member 24, with the protein product MAEEDYGRYVDWTQMGEGAAAASASPVKGEVKEMKMQARSGVWAKSHKQRALVYQQLVRAIPCRTVTPDAEVYRDLMGDGKGKQQASSLPLPDFVDGSSVPRYCLRAEGVGAVHAVISCVASQFPDISHCPALPAVVALLLHFSPDEARCFEAVSRMLSCNEPGRRLMDQTFLAYESSCMTFGDLAHKYCPAAHKLVLAMATDVLEVYSDWQRWVLGDLPFAHAARVLDVYLVEGYKVLYRVALALLKFYRKQKTASAGPGKQPPPQQESSVIRAEIQAFVKGIGSSITPDKLMEKAFSIRLFSRKEITLLQLTNEKSLQQKGITVKQRRRNVQLAVDADNFSSEIVSAKEMRDIWSWIPERFALCQPELLFTTSTHGCSLNRFYSHCEGHEPTLLLLRTTDGEVCGAFLSTDWEERKRGGNKLSFFGTGECFVFRMKPEMERYEWVVIKHPELAGNMQSLDLLDEDSPSTDGNTLPVDSGPKPSERLSPFLSARHFHLNSRNTSMFMAGNFDSIIIGGGEGNALYIDAELNHGRSARCTTFDNPPLCGESFQVALLEVWGFQDAMAG